CGTTTACATGCTAAAGACACAGAGTTTCTATCATTGGTTTTCTTGATCCTGCTCAAAATATTCCAAACTAACTCATCTGGTAAATCATCCATCACAACCTTACTTTTTCCTTCCGGCTCTACAGGACACAATCACAACCACCTGGAAATATGGCGAAAAAAATTATGCAGGGAAGAGACCTTACTAAAATGCAAATAATAAAGGCCTTAGGAGATGGTTGCAGACATTTTTGCCcctgattttttaataaacatcaGATTTGACTGTTGAaacttatttgaattttaatggAACAACCGCATTTGAGGATTTCAGCCACGATTTTTCCACCCTTTTGACATTACTCAAAAACAGATTGCACGTTGTTCAGAGGAGCATCAATTAAgagattataaatatatcaaacgGCCACGATAACAAGTGGAGCATCCAAATGCCACGAGAAAGAATTGTTCGTATTTTCAATTGACACTCTCCAgatattttttggataagtaaaaGTTACATATCCAACCTAAACGCTCCAGATATCATTAGgcagaaaaaaattttgaaattatgtcCTTAAACtccaatcaataaaattgtgtaATATGATTGGAGTTTAGGGACATATTTTCTTCGATGAATTCATGAGaatataaattcacaattttgcatttttttttttaaatgcctTCGTCCCAAAAGTTCAGACAAATTCACGCATAATTTTCACATAGCACATTTGAAGCAGCTAATTTACGCTTCAGAAGTCAGTAAAGCGTAAACGTTAAAGGCAGTAAGCAATAAATAGGCAAGAAACAATAGGACCAATCACTATACAAAAAATTAGAGTTCAGATGAGGACACAACTTCCTACGAATATATGATATCAAAcagattattcttttaaaaacaacCCAACAAAAATCCTATTTCATGTAATAACTCAAATATTATTCcacaaacaacaacaacaactacCACTACTGCCAGAACAAAACGCAATAAAGATGCAATTCGACGGGCGCATAATCACAGGTTtagaaagatatataaaatttgaaccGGTTTAACAGGGTCAGAACATAATGATTCAGATTTCTCTCTGGAGAATTCCATTGATGATAGTAACAGAAGGCCTAGATCTGAAACCACGTTGCCTCGTGACATTAGAGAATAACAGAAGCCGAAACCCGATGAAATTGTTACCTGAAACGGACAGGACCAGAAAAAGGGAAAACGAAACCTTATTCAGACATTGACGATcccagaggaaaaaaaaaatgtaattgaaGGAAGATATTTTGAGGTGACCCTTTTTACATTCCCAAGTTGTAAAACTCGCCGGTTACTTGTCGCTGTTGGAACTCTAGAAGATTGAAGAAATGCAAACTGCATCTCGAATTCTGACAGGGAAGGGCCCATCtatttcaatatgcataacgtaataatataaaatgccaaaaaaaaattaaatacccaaCAAAGAGGGAGATTACGTAAacttatactttttttttaaacgtaaACTTATactgttattataatttataagagTAATCTTACTCgacatcttaatttttatcatctatttatcatcttataatataacattatatgaTTGTGACTATTTATTCTATCTcatttgtgaacctatcatctaatatcatattataagataatgagataattataaaaaaaatagatgatgaatagattttctcaatttataatagttatatGGTTACCTATACTTATAGTTagtatattatttctcatagttagtatacttatattatacttctAATAGTAACTATATAGTATATGTTATCTTATTATATAACTTAGGAGAAagaattttcagaaaataatattctaactaaaATTAGActaattcaaatgaataatgaattattataattagttttcaatattaataatttcataatcaGATAATACAGGAGAATTTGTTTTACTTAATACATTGATATGGGATTGTTTTGAGGTAGATGCAGtattactaatagttaatttttctaatttattagagattagttataataaatcatttttatttttagaaaaaatagtttttagatgagatgagatctcATAGAGAACAAATAATAAGGTTTATTTTACTTCTTTAATAGTATGATTAATAGGAGATATTTAGATTCTAATTGTTTACTCATAGTAACTATCATATGTGAAGATAGTTACTTATTTCttatcataactttagttataaatacatatttatatcaacaaaaatcagataattgaggacattttaaattaatcaacaaATCATTGGTTATTTCTTTGAATTGAATAGGATCACAACAAAGTATttggttaatatatatattaaagtatttacatCATCTTTTAATGGTAAACTATTATCTGTTTTAATCACTTGCATGTTTTCATTATGTTTATATGCCATtaatatgtggtgtatagatgatgaataaaaaatatcgattagtttataaaacaaacaaaaaataaaaacaagtgtAGTGTataggatgatgaatagcaaaactctatattccaaaattatttttattataaagcaaaacaaattatttatattatttatgttacttatcatccccacaccacacatcaacatgtgatttgttatttttgtccttttatttgaacacacatttttttacacattaatatgtgtgtttaaatagaagggtaaaaatgacaaatcacatgatGTGTaatatatggatgataagtagatttttttattgttattataaagtacaaaaaatcatgtgtcaatttgagtttattttaaaactcgtctggttacacagatgagatgagatgaaagttgaataaaatcttattagaataaattttttaatatgatttttgttttgtgatttgaaaaaattaaaatgatcagATAAGAGATGAGATAGAGATAAAGAACAAACCATTTATACCATAAGTCTGGAGGACAGATCATGTCTGCCCTCATGGAATCAGTATCCTTCGTATTGTTCTCTTTGCCAGAGTTCTTTAATACGGCATGGTTTTGTAacaacgtcattaatgtggcgtgtagctcaGGTAAtagtgccattaatgcggcgtaaTTTTCCGATTTCTCCCTCCTCGCTAGTATCCTTAGTGGTCCGTTGATATCCCTCCTGTTAAAGGATTGAGAATTCTTAGTACATTACACCCACTATAAGGGCAAACACTCAAGAGTTGGACACTACTCGTGAGATTTTCAAGTCGATAAGTCACATCCCCTGTAGCACGTTCCCTCATACAAGTTGCGTCTAAAGGAGCCCACTCATGGGCCGGGTTGGAGACTTTATTCATTCTGAGCTGGGCCTTTGATTTTAGTTCTCTTAATTGCTATTTTTAAGCCCGCTAGGATTTAGGGAGAGAAAATACCCTTACATGAAACATTCaagaaataaaagtataaaatattaaaatccttATTTTGTCTTGTTGAtcctctttttatatttttagggaAGGCGTATTAATTCTTAATtctagaaaaatattaaatgcgttgaaaaaaattttataaaacacttACTTCTCTacctattaattattaatatgttgaaaattatgaaattaaaattaataaaatgagtattataaataaaattatatatataataacatatatcactactcaaatataaaataaggtAAGACACGACGTTATTACGTGGAATTACGTGTGATTAATAGTTACAAGTGAAAACACAAAACAAGGGGTACCCCTTATGAAGCATAAACGCTGCGAGCAAAAAGGTCAtccaaaaaatgaaagaaaataaaggctTACAAATTTGATTTAAATCTATTCAATTATTTCAACTTTCAATCCTGATTCCAATAATTTCGTGTTCTCTATtattgtactcttttttttttttttttttgctacaaAACTCGAATTAATTCATCGATCCCATTCTCTTAAATCAAATCGTATTCGTATTCATATTCATCACTGAGAATTTTGACTATTTTTGTAGTCCCCGTTCACGTACTTTCATTTTACGACACCAACCACGATATACAATGAGTTCCCTCCAATTTTCTCTCAGCCGTTCGATATCTCCGGCAATGCACCCACACCGTCAGTATCGTCGGGTGGAGGCGTGCGGAAACGTGGAGGTTCACGCGCCGAATTCTGTGAAGAAGGCCGTAGGGGTGAGCAAGGAGGTAATGGAGGCCGAGGGTAGGGTACTTGTTGGGACGTATGCCAGAGCGCCGGCGGTGATCTTCAGTGACAAAGGTTGTAAATTGTACGACCCCGAGGGGCGGGAGTATCTGGACTTGACGTCTGGACTCTGGGATAGGCGTCAACGCGCTCGGACATAGCGACCCGGACTGGGTGCGGGCGGTCACGGAGCAGGCCGGTATGCTCACCCACGTCAGCAATGCCTATTACTCGATCCTACAGGTAAGAACCATGAAGCAAGAaatgtttggtttttctttCCTGAAATTTGCCAACTTTAAATGCAAAATGCCATCGTTTCTTAAGGTGGAGCTCGCGAAACGCCTTGTGGATTGTACGACGTTTGCTGATCGTGTATTTTTCTACAACACTGGAACCGAAGCCAACGAAGCTGCTATTAAATTCGCGAGAAAGTTTCAAAGATTTATGCATCCAGAAGAGGAACAGCCCCAGATAGAGTTCATTTCCTACAGGAATAGCTTCCATGGGAGAACAATGGGATCCCTTGCATTGACAGCAAAGAGCATTACCGATCACCCTTTGAACCCCTCATGCCAGGAGTCACTTTCCTGGAGTATGGGAATATAGAGGCTGCAACACAACTGATTCAACGTAGAAAAGTCGCCGCTGTGTTTTTGGACTTGGAGCCCATCCAGGGCGAGGGCGGCACATATACTGCACGAAAGGAATTTTTATATTCCTTGCGCAGAGCTCGTGATGATTCTGGCTCTCTTCTGGTCTTTGACGAGGTAGGTGGGTAGGCAGCTGTTCATTTTGGAAGCAtattctatataatttataaagaaaaataataaatactattcacttttcataacattttacacaataatattttaaaatgaatgttatttttgtgaacttgtaaaagtaatatcattttataaaaatattcatatttacaTTATATGTTGTAATGTTGTGAAATGTGTTACGTGGATATTATtactcaatatctaaatacttggcatatatatagagtaattttacatataattgtgaAGTGAATAAACGttgcgtaatcgttttaaaaaaatgtaggatctactgttaaaaaattaatttttttcatgtgagtctcatgTTTACTCACTTGTTACAAAGTAATTACGAGTCAGTTGCATaattcacggttgcaaatatatatatatatatatatatatatatatatatatatatatatatatatatatatatatatatatatacacacacactgcTTCAGTTTAATTAGCCAAGTTTCTTGTCGATTTGGAGGTTGGTTTGGTGATCCAACACCTAAACCCACAACTGCACGCAAGCCTACCTAGCTCATGGAAATGGCCATGTCCATGTAATTTTGATGGAAAATGTTGGATGCGGGCTTTTGAacaaattgattttatatatgttcattAATTTCGTTGTGCCAATTCAGCATttagttgataatttttgcttGGATTTATGAAGTATCAGGCACCAATCCTTGCAAAAGTACTGTAGAAGAGCCTTCAAGTAGTTGCATTTCTTTGCGAGTGATCTGTCTCTTTATTCGAATTGGACGTTTTCTTGTTTGTGTAAGCTAGTGGGCATATATATGTACAATGGGTGTTTTGATAAacagacaaaaaaaatataattttatttcttgcatttttctttctatccaTAGGTCGACAATGACATTAATCTTGCATTAATGAACTACTCACGGTCTTCATCTCATTTGTCATTTGAGCTGGAATATAGGAAACCCAGAGATATTGGTACATAAAACCTggtg
Above is a genomic segment from Juglans microcarpa x Juglans regia isolate MS1-56 chromosome 1D, Jm3101_v1.0, whole genome shotgun sequence containing:
- the LOC121262058 gene encoding LOW QUALITY PROTEIN: acetylornithine aminotransferase, mitochondrial (The sequence of the model RefSeq protein was modified relative to this genomic sequence to represent the inferred CDS: inserted 1 base in 1 codon; deleted 4 bases in 3 codons; substituted 1 base at 1 genomic stop codon): MSSLQFSLSRSISPAMHPHRQYRRVEACGNVEVHAPNSVKKAVGVSKEVMEAEGRVLVGTYARAPAVIFSDKGCKLYDPEGREYLDLTLDSGIGVNALGHSDPDWVRAVTEQAGMLTHVSNAYYSILQVELAKRLVDCTTFADRVFFYNTGTEANEAAIKFARKFQRFMHPEEEQPQIEFISYRNSFHGRTMGSLALTXKEHYRSPFEPLMPGVTFLEYGNIEAATQLIQRRKVAAVFLDLEPIQGEGGTYTARKEFLYSLRRARDDSGSLLVFDEVQCGLGRTDVYLWAHEAYGIVPDIMTLAKPLAGGLPLGPVLVTERVAAAIRFGDHGSTFAGGPLVCTAALAVLEKVSRPGFLASVSNKGQYFKELLIKKLGGNSHVREVRGLGLXITGIELDASASPLVDACRNSGLLVLTAGKGNVIRLLPPLIITEQELEHAAEILLGGLPALDKGN